A region from the Mya arenaria isolate MELC-2E11 chromosome 2, ASM2691426v1 genome encodes:
- the LOC128221724 gene encoding uncharacterized protein LOC128221724: MERCVCRKQSFYEYRDDDEKLLGVNCTSCGQEWLRETSNPRERIIFQGQEMGKYTHKECVDSGFLMTRPERTKITPWNVSSLRKGDHITWHRPYGIWHHAIVVKTFSSGKIEVCHFASDKTRLKAYAIIKNKEMDPLKENGNLYRINYSSIPDENSPELVVARTKVLQSMSTIGEYCYNLFRNNCENFATFCKTGFSISYQLEWLKKNVQHAIDLGVDFGKDPSVRRRLYPLRFALYEGIEAMTGAGDVLGAGLVVLGEVFSCYKDIGEINAKEGMSDEDRHFEKHNRLYACAGGMVLGAAGSYALGQYMRSTLGSLIGGPLGVFVGRIIGGWVGGLIASSGNNEYVRY; the protein is encoded by the coding sequence ATGGAAAGGTGTGTGTGCAGGAAGCAGAGCTTTTATGAATATCGGGACGACGATGAAAAATTACTTGGAGTTAACTGCACATCATGTGGCCAAGAGTGGCTAAGAGAAACCAGCAATCCAAGAGAGAGAATAatttttcaaggacaagaaatGGGCAAATACACTCATAAAGAATGCGTTGATAGTGGCTTCTTAATGACCAGACCAGAAAGAACCAAAATCACACCGTGGAACGTGAGCTCGCTGAGAAAAGGGGATCATATTACTTGGCATAGGCCTTATGGAATCTGGCATCACGCAATTGTGGTAAAAACATTTTCGTCGGGGAAGATTGAAGTTTGTCATTTTGCTTCAGACAAAACGAGATTGAAAGCTTACGcgataattaaaaacaaagaaatggATCCTCTAAAGGAAAATGGTAACCTCTACCGAATCAATTACAGCAGTATTCCAGACGAAAATTCTCCTGAATTAGTGGTCGCGAGAACAAAAGTTCTTCAATCAATGTCTACGATCGGCGAATACTGCTATAACCTTTTCAGAAACAACTGTGAAAATTTTGCGACATTTTGTAAAACCGGCTTCAGCATCAGCTACCAGCTTGAGtggttgaaaaaaaatgtgcaacATGCAATAGATCTTGGGGTTGACTTTGGAAAGGACCCAAGTGTTCGAAGGAGGTTGTACCCGTTACGATTTGCGCTGTATGAAGGTATCGAAGCAATGACGGGCGCTGGAGATGTCTTAGGTGCTGGTTTGGTGGTGCTAGGTGAAGTCTTCAGTTGTTACAAAGACATTGGTGAGATCAACGCAAAGGAAGGAATGTCAGATGAAGatcgccattttgaaaaacacaACCGTCTCTATGCATGTGCAGGCGGAATGGTCCTTGGGGCAGCTGGTAGCTACGCTTTGGGGCAGTACATGAGATCAACATTGGGTAGCCTGATCGGTGGTCCGTTGGGAGTATTTGTTGGTAGAATAATTGGCGGCTGGGTCGGTGGTTTGATTGCATCAAGTGGAAACAATGAATATGTTCGTTACTAA